The Meiothermus sp. genome segment GGCGCTGGGGTAACGAAAAAGTGACCATCCAGGGCCTCGAGGTCGTGGACGTGCTCGAGGGCGAGAACCTGATTCTGGTTAAGGGCTCGGTTCCGGGGGCCAACGGTAGTCTGGTGGTGGTGCGCCAGACCAGCAAAGTACCCGCCCTCAAGGCCGGAAAGGGAGGTAAGTGATGTATAACCTTCCGGTGCTCGGAAGCAACAAAACCGTGGAGGCAACGCTTCCTGAAAAGGTGAACAGCCACGTGCTCTACGAGGTGGTGCGCTGGCAACTGGCCTCGCGTCGCCGGGGTACCGCTGCTACCAAGACCCGTGGCATGGTGAACTTCACCACCAAAAAGATGTACGGCCAAAAGCACACCGGGCGGGCCCGCCACGGCGACTATGGTGCGCCCATCTTCGTGGGGGGTGGTACGGTTTTCGGCCCGCAACCCCGCGACTACAGCTACACCCTGCCCAAAAAAGTACGCAAGCTGGGGCTCTCGATGGCCCTAGCCGACCGCGCCAGGGAAGGCAAGCTCTTCCTGGCCGAAGACTTCAAGGGCGTGAACGGCAAAACCAAGGAGTTTGTGGCCTGGCTCAAAGCCCACAACCTCGAGGGCCACACCATCCTGCTGGTCACCAGCGACGAAAAGGTAGCTCGCGCAGCCCGCAATCTGCCCAGGGTACGGGTGCTGGCGCCCGAGGGACTCAACGTCTACGACATCATGCGCCAG includes the following:
- the rplD gene encoding 50S ribosomal protein L4, with product MYNLPVLGSNKTVEATLPEKVNSHVLYEVVRWQLASRRRGTAATKTRGMVNFTTKKMYGQKHTGRARHGDYGAPIFVGGGTVFGPQPRDYSYTLPKKVRKLGLSMALADRAREGKLFLAEDFKGVNGKTKEFVAWLKAHNLEGHTILLVTSDEKVARAARNLPRVRVLAPEGLNVYDIMRQEALVMEASAWEGVQARVSRSERGEA